CTGGGCAGCGAGGGGGCGGCGGTATTCCTCGTTACTCACAATGTGCTCGAAGCTGAGAAGGCCGTCGATCGCCTGGCCATCATCAACGAAGGAAAGCTCATCGCGCAGGGGACGCCCTCCTCGCTGAAACTGGATGACCGCGGCCGACTCAGGCTGCAGCTGATGCTCGTGCCCGGCAACGGTGTACCTGAGATGCCGGCGCTCGTCCACGATTCCGCCCGGGTGGGCAACAACCTGATGATGGTCATCGACGAAGGGGATGCAGCAGCAGGGATCGCCTGGGCGCAGTTGATGATGGTGGAAGGAGTAGCCGAGGAGTACGCGCTCGGTGCAACGACCCTCGAGGACGTCTATATCCGTCTGACCGGGCACACCTCCGCAGAGCCGGACGGCACATGACGGCGACCGCGCTCCCGGTGCACGTGCTCCCGGTCAAGCGGTCCGGACCAGTCCATTGGCTTCGCAGCTACCGGGCCATGCTGCGCTGGCAACTCACCGACATGCGACTGCTGCTTCCGCTCACCGTCATGGTGCAGCTCTTGTCCGGAGTCGGGCTGGTGCTCGGATTTGGCTTGCTCATCGCCGACATGACGGAGTCCGTCGCCCTGTACCTCTCGACCGGGGCAGTGGTCGTCACCCTGGGCATTGTCGGGGTCATCATGGGCCCGCAATTGATCGCCCAGCAGAAGAGCTCCGGTTCGTACGATTTCATGTGGTCGCTGCCGGTGCCCCGCAGTTCGGCGTCCGCAGCCTGGGTTACGCTCAACGTGTTCATTGCCCTGCCGGCCATGCTCGGCGCGCTGGGCGCGGCGATTTGGCGGTATGACGTGACATTCGACGTGTCATTCATGGTCTTGCCTGCCGTCGGGCTCACTTTGTTGACCGGCACACTGATCGGGTATGCGCTTGCCCACGCGGTTCCCAAGCCCGACATCA
The sequence above is drawn from the Acidimicrobiia bacterium genome and encodes:
- a CDS encoding ABC transporter permease — translated: MTATALPVHVLPVKRSGPVHWLRSYRAMLRWQLTDMRLLLPLTVMVQLLSGVGLVLGFGLLIADMTESVALYLSTGAVVVTLGIVGVIMGPQLIAQQKSSGSYDFMWSLPVPRSSASAAWVTLNVFIALPAMLGALGAAIWRYDVTFDVSFMVLPAVGLTLLTGTLIGYALAHAVPKPDITQLISQLLIFVIFGFSPISYPIENLPAWLATVNEYLPFYPMANVVRDSLTNGIVIEVGRSYMVLGVWAVGAAVVAGWVLRRRK